The Candidatus Paceibacterota bacterium genome contains a region encoding:
- a CDS encoding DNA polymerase III subunit alpha, giving the protein MKFTHLHTHSHYSLLDGLAKIDDLIAKAAEFGMDSLALTDHGVMYGAIEFYQKAKAKNIKPILGVEAYVASKSRLNKSPGADERRNHLILLAKNNEGYKNLIKLTTSAHLEGFYYKPRIDKEILRENSSGIIATSACMAGEIPQAILANDPEKAKKAIREFQDIFGKENFYLELQDHPKLKGQQTINDALVKLSNEMSAPVIAANDIHYVNSDDDKAQDILLCIQTNRTVTEKDRLSMLGEDYSMKSPERMISSFKDVPEAIDNTQKIVSECNLEIELGKILLPHFDVPDELNPDEYLEKLCRAGIAKRFGKTSDVIEKRLRFELDTIKHMGFASYFLIVQDFVNWAKNSGIVVGPGRGSAAGSLVSYLINITDIDPIKYELLFERFLNPDRISMPDIDLDFADNRRDEVITYVSKKYGADHVAQIITFGTMAARASIRDTGRALGLPYSFCDRVAKMIPMFTELAKAREEVKELKDAYAADPEVKNLIDNASKLEGVARHSSTHACGVVISKESLNHYTPRQFPPQDTTSIVTQYEMHNIDSLGLLKMDFLGLKNLTIIENTLKIIAKTKKDVIDLSKLPLDDKKTFELFQQGKTTGVFQFESSGMKRYLKKLCPTDFEDIVAMVAMYRPGPLNSGMVDEFIDRKHGRKEVTYKHPIMKNALKNTYGVIIYQEQVMQLSKDMAKFTGGQADTLRKAMGKKIAELMAKMKAQFVEGCVKNNIDQKIAEETFTDMEKFAEYGFNRSHAVCYAFIGYETAYLKAHYPAEFMASLLTSDKDNIDRIAIEVDESRQLGIEVLPPDVNRSFVNFGVINENNKDEIRFGLSAIKNVGENIVEKIVEERKANGKYAGIEDFLRRVDSKDVNKKSMESLIRGGAFDSMDERGKLLSNLEKILSFAKETREAKNNGQFSLFDTGDSSSLNDINKLNLQETKPATRMDKMSWEKELLGLYVSDHPLKEYSAYLRDNFSGVKSFVKDQVNEIVKVGGIITKIQKIITRSGQAMVFANLEDLTGKVEVLVFPRLLAANQDIWTEGAIVCIKGKLSDKDGVFKILAEEIKRIDLDGAQKYSVEHEKDDVPPEKSGAGITITVPQQNSKDILQRLSSFLASLQTGKCDVYILIPTSETSHKKIKTSRSIDATDETLRQLMDIVGKNNIEK; this is encoded by the coding sequence ATGAAATTCACACATCTTCACACACACAGCCACTACAGCCTGCTCGACGGGCTGGCAAAGATCGACGACCTTATAGCAAAGGCCGCCGAGTTTGGTATGGACTCGCTGGCGCTCACCGACCATGGCGTGATGTACGGCGCGATCGAGTTCTATCAGAAAGCCAAAGCGAAGAATATCAAACCCATTCTTGGAGTGGAAGCTTATGTAGCGTCAAAATCAAGACTGAACAAGAGTCCGGGAGCCGATGAAAGAAGGAATCATCTGATCCTGCTCGCAAAAAATAACGAGGGATACAAAAATCTCATCAAATTGACGACGTCGGCTCATCTGGAGGGATTTTATTATAAACCTCGAATAGACAAAGAGATCCTGCGCGAAAATTCGTCCGGAATAATCGCCACGTCCGCTTGCATGGCAGGCGAGATCCCCCAGGCCATTCTTGCAAATGACCCGGAAAAAGCAAAAAAAGCTATCCGCGAATTCCAGGATATCTTCGGAAAAGAGAATTTCTATCTTGAGCTCCAAGACCATCCGAAACTGAAAGGCCAGCAGACTATCAACGACGCGCTCGTGAAGCTTTCAAACGAAATGTCCGCCCCCGTCATCGCCGCGAACGACATTCATTACGTCAATTCGGATGATGACAAAGCGCAGGACATTCTGCTTTGCATCCAGACCAACAGAACCGTCACCGAAAAAGACCGTCTTTCGATGCTGGGCGAAGATTATTCAATGAAAAGCCCCGAACGGATGATCAGCAGTTTCAAAGACGTGCCCGAAGCCATCGACAACACCCAAAAGATCGTTTCTGAGTGCAATCTGGAGATCGAGCTTGGAAAGATACTCCTGCCGCACTTTGACGTTCCCGATGAATTGAATCCCGATGAATATCTGGAGAAACTTTGCCGTGCGGGTATCGCGAAAAGATTCGGAAAAACATCGGATGTCATAGAAAAAAGGCTCCGATTCGAACTTGATACGATCAAGCACATGGGGTTTGCTTCATACTTCCTCATAGTCCAGGACTTTGTTAATTGGGCGAAAAATAGCGGCATCGTCGTCGGGCCGGGAAGAGGCTCTGCGGCAGGCTCGCTTGTTTCCTATCTCATCAACATAACCGATATCGATCCGATAAAATACGAGCTTCTTTTTGAACGATTCCTGAACCCCGACCGTATAAGCATGCCCGATATAGACCTCGATTTTGCCGACAATAGAAGAGACGAGGTTATAACTTACGTATCAAAAAAATACGGCGCGGACCATGTCGCCCAGATCATAACTTTCGGAACCATGGCTGCGCGCGCGTCCATCCGCGATACGGGAAGAGCTCTCGGACTTCCCTACTCTTTTTGCGATCGGGTCGCAAAAATGATCCCTATGTTCACTGAATTGGCCAAAGCGCGAGAAGAAGTCAAAGAACTGAAAGACGCCTATGCCGCCGACCCGGAAGTGAAAAATCTCATCGATAATGCGTCGAAGCTTGAGGGCGTTGCCCGCCACAGCTCCACTCACGCCTGTGGAGTCGTGATTAGCAAAGAATCACTAAACCACTACACGCCGCGCCAATTTCCGCCCCAGGATACCACTTCGATCGTGACACAATATGAGATGCACAACATCGACAGCCTTGGACTCCTCAAAATGGACTTTTTGGGACTGAAGAACCTGACCATCATCGAGAATACCTTGAAAATAATCGCAAAGACCAAAAAAGACGTTATCGACCTTTCAAAACTTCCGCTCGACGACAAAAAAACTTTCGAGCTGTTTCAGCAGGGAAAAACTACCGGCGTGTTCCAGTTCGAATCAAGCGGCATGAAAAGATATCTCAAAAAACTCTGCCCTACGGACTTTGAAGACATTGTCGCCATGGTCGCCATGTACAGACCGGGACCGCTCAACTCTGGAATGGTCGACGAGTTCATCGACCGAAAGCATGGACGCAAAGAAGTCACCTACAAGCACCCCATCATGAAGAACGCCCTCAAAAACACCTACGGCGTCATCATATATCAGGAACAGGTCATGCAACTGTCTAAAGACATGGCAAAATTCACCGGCGGACAAGCCGACACGCTCAGAAAAGCCATGGGAAAGAAGATCGCCGAGCTTATGGCCAAAATGAAAGCGCAGTTCGTGGAGGGATGCGTCAAGAATAACATCGACCAGAAGATCGCCGAAGAAACTTTCACCGACATGGAAAAATTCGCAGAATACGGATTCAACAGATCTCACGCGGTTTGCTATGCATTCATCGGATACGAGACCGCATACCTCAAAGCGCACTATCCTGCGGAATTCATGGCATCTCTTCTCACATCCGACAAGGACAACATCGACAGGATCGCCATTGAAGTCGATGAATCGCGGCAGCTCGGCATCGAAGTTCTTCCGCCTGACGTGAACAGAAGCTTCGTGAATTTCGGCGTGATCAATGAAAACAATAAAGACGAGATCAGGTTCGGGCTCTCCGCCATAAAGAATGTCGGCGAAAATATCGTGGAAAAGATCGTCGAGGAAAGAAAGGCCAACGGAAAATACGCCGGCATAGAAGACTTCCTGAGAAGAGTGGACTCGAAAGATGTGAACAAGAAATCCATGGAAAGCCTGATCCGCGGCGGGGCGTTCGACAGCATGGACGAGAGAGGTAAATTGCTTTCCAATCTCGAAAAGATCCTGAGTTTTGCAAAAGAGACCAGAGAAGCGAAAAACAACGGACAGTTCAGTCTTTTCGATACGGGAGATTCATCATCATTGAATGACATCAACAAGCTGAATCTGCAGGAGACCAAGCCTGCCACCAGGATGGACAAGATGAGCTGGGAAAAAGAGCTTCTCGGCCTCTATGTCAGCGATCACCCGCTCAAAGAATATTCGGCATATCTCCGGGATAATTTCTCCGGCGTCAAAAGCTTTGTGAAAGACCAGGTTAATGAGATCGTGAAGGTCGGCGGAATAATCACCAAAATACAGAAGATCATAACCAGATCGGGACAAGCAATGGTTTTTGCGAATTTGGAAGACCTGACGGGAAAAGTGGAAGTCCTCGTTTTTCCGCGCCTGCTTGCTGCAAATCAGGATATATGGACTGAAGGAGCCATCGTATGCATAAAAGGAAAGTTGAGCGACAAAGATGGCGTCTTCAAGATTCTCGCCGAAGAGATCAAAAGGATCGACCTTGATGGCGCGCAGAAATATTCGGTCGAACATGAAAAAGACGACGTGCCTCCCGAAAAGTCTGGTGCAGGGATAACCATTACGGTTCCCCAGCAGAACTCCAAAGACATACTTCAAAGACTTTCATCGTTTCTGGCAAGCCTTCAAACCGGCAAGTGCGACGTCTATATCCTGATCCCGACCTCGGAAACATCCCATAAAAAGATCAAAACGAGCAGATCCATAGACGCGACCGACGAAACCTTGCGGCAGCTTATGGATATTGTCGGCAAGAATAATATTGAGAAATAG
- the thrS gene encoding threonine--tRNA ligase has protein sequence MNKKPQMSKEVSIEIMRHSLAHILASAVLEMFPETKFGVGPNIENGFYYDFELPRTLIPEDLPILEDKMKEIMKKNYPFEKTVVARERAIELFKKAKQDYKLEILSGEANEKEVSLYKSGEFVDLCRGPHIDSTGEIDQRSFKLMKIAGAYWRGNEKNKMLQRIYGVAFGNKNDLAQYLKQLQEAEKRDHRKLGKELDLFCFSNLVGAGLPLFTPKGTIIKEELQKHIEKVCRNYGFQKVMTPHLTKIDLYEISGHAKKFGKELFHVSSEAEHDFVMKPVQCPHQTQIYASRPRSYRDLPIRYMESEKQYRAEKTGEVGGLNRVYAITVEDGHTFCRPDQVKSEIIGLVNIIKDFYSALGLWGNHWVSLSVRDYAHPEKYIGETEDWDLCEKMLQVVSDELGLNAKRCEGEAALYGPKLDFMFKDAMGKEVQIPTVQVDFATPKKFNLTYVDKDGTEKHPVMVHRAVLGSYERFMALLIEHFAGAFPVWLSPIQVKILPVSSEKHIDYANKIRSLLINEDIRAEVDDSNESIGKKIREAEKQKTPYMLVVGDKEAESNSVAVRSRGSRVIETRSSADFIKELKENISQRKS, from the coding sequence ATGAACAAAAAACCGCAAATGAGCAAAGAGGTCAGCATTGAAATAATGCGCCATTCCCTCGCGCACATCCTTGCAAGCGCAGTGCTTGAGATGTTTCCCGAAACAAAATTCGGCGTCGGCCCGAACATCGAGAACGGCTTCTACTATGACTTCGAACTTCCCCGCACTCTCATTCCCGAAGATCTTCCGATACTCGAGGATAAAATGAAAGAAATCATGAAAAAAAATTATCCTTTTGAAAAAACGGTCGTCGCCCGCGAAAGGGCCATTGAACTTTTCAAAAAAGCGAAACAGGACTATAAGCTCGAGATCCTTTCCGGCGAAGCGAATGAAAAAGAAGTTTCACTATACAAGTCCGGCGAATTCGTCGACCTGTGCCGGGGCCCGCACATCGATTCGACCGGAGAGATCGACCAGAGATCGTTCAAGCTCATGAAGATCGCGGGAGCCTATTGGCGAGGCAACGAAAAGAACAAAATGCTTCAAAGGATCTATGGAGTTGCATTTGGGAACAAAAACGATCTTGCGCAATATCTGAAACAGCTGCAGGAAGCCGAAAAAAGAGACCACCGCAAGCTCGGAAAGGAACTGGACCTGTTCTGTTTTTCCAATCTTGTGGGAGCCGGATTGCCCTTGTTCACACCGAAGGGAACAATTATCAAAGAAGAACTTCAAAAACATATTGAAAAAGTTTGCCGCAATTACGGTTTTCAAAAAGTCATGACGCCTCATCTGACCAAGATCGATCTATATGAAATTTCCGGACATGCAAAAAAATTCGGAAAGGAATTGTTCCATGTTTCATCGGAAGCTGAGCATGATTTTGTCATGAAGCCGGTCCAATGCCCTCATCAGACGCAGATATATGCATCAAGACCCAGATCTTACAGAGATTTGCCGATCCGATATATGGAATCCGAAAAACAATATCGCGCAGAAAAGACCGGCGAAGTCGGCGGCCTGAACAGAGTATATGCCATAACAGTGGAAGATGGACACACTTTCTGCAGGCCCGACCAGGTTAAAAGTGAAATAATCGGCCTGGTCAACATCATAAAAGATTTTTATTCCGCTTTAGGGCTTTGGGGCAATCATTGGGTATCTCTTTCGGTCCGCGATTACGCTCATCCTGAAAAATACATCGGAGAAACGGAAGATTGGGATCTATGTGAAAAGATGCTCCAGGTTGTTTCCGACGAACTGGGTTTGAATGCGAAACGATGCGAAGGAGAGGCTGCGCTCTATGGTCCCAAATTGGATTTTATGTTCAAAGATGCAATGGGCAAAGAAGTTCAAATTCCGACGGTTCAAGTCGATTTTGCCACCCCTAAAAAATTCAACCTGACATATGTCGACAAGGATGGAACAGAAAAACATCCGGTCATGGTTCATCGCGCAGTTCTGGGTTCATATGAAAGATTTATGGCTTTATTGATCGAACATTTTGCAGGCGCATTTCCGGTTTGGCTATCCCCCATCCAAGTCAAAATACTCCCCGTATCTAGCGAAAAGCACATCGACTATGCGAATAAGATCCGCTCCCTGCTCATAAATGAAGATATCCGCGCCGAGGTGGATGACAGCAATGAAAGCATCGGCAAAAAGATACGCGAAGCCGAAAAACAAAAAACGCCATATATGCTCGTAGTCGGCGACAAAGAAGCTGAGAGCAACTCTGTTGCGGTCCGCTCGCGGGGTTCCCGGGTCATAGAAACAAGATCTTCCGCTGATTTTATCAAAGAACTGAAAGAAAACATTTCACAGCGAAAAAGCTGA
- a CDS encoding metal-dependent hydrolase: protein MPLAATHIIATTSLIGHFGEKFSKNGENQKYFVFLAAFGSLLPDIDIPLAWFLRSVGLVFAHGTVTHTLLFALIFLSVSAVFNAFHKKNISDAFSIFFFGILVHLVLDYALGGGAREGIAWFYPFSSATYKIHFLFLVPFGNTFEALDAIVLLAFFYANSRALLQIFRPKPLTKTE from the coding sequence ATGCCGCTTGCAGCCACGCACATCATCGCGACAACATCCCTGATCGGACATTTTGGCGAGAAATTTTCCAAGAACGGCGAGAATCAGAAATATTTTGTCTTCCTGGCGGCTTTCGGCTCGCTTCTCCCGGACATAGATATCCCACTAGCGTGGTTTTTGCGCTCTGTCGGGCTTGTTTTTGCGCACGGAACCGTGACTCACACACTTCTCTTTGCACTGATTTTTTTATCCGTCTCTGCTGTATTCAATGCTTTTCATAAAAAGAACATATCTGACGCTTTCTCTATTTTTTTCTTCGGCATATTGGTCCACCTGGTTTTGGACTATGCTCTAGGCGGAGGCGCAAGAGAAGGCATTGCCTGGTTCTATCCTTTCAGCAGCGCGACATACAAGATCCACTTTCTGTTCCTCGTGCCTTTTGGCAACACCTTCGAAGCCCTTGATGCCATTGTTCTTCTCGCATTCTTCTATGCAAACTCCCGCGCCCTACTTCAAATATTCAGACCAAAGCCATTGACCAAAACCGAATAA